The Candidatus Neomarinimicrobiota bacterium genome contains a region encoding:
- a CDS encoding response regulator encodes MDDSDYLKNIGVGKKVLVIDDDKYARSISKKVLGEYGYEVSAVEDGIEGIKVMVDFQPDLVILDLMMPVISGFDVLKKMKDIKELKDIPVLMVSAHSEIDQVKIALSLGAIEYIVKPIKPMVLVERVVRALQGDLLTSSKEERIVKPLDGKTHLLLLSRNISFQEEIRSGLPQEYKIKVVSTIDEIPEYYESSFSEFILADEGSLEIPSASRLSSTVKAIDSSGLIKPYLYFWSDIDQETIDEYIKQGLESCIKRPEKPEELAGLFNETFEVNLVEVISADGDVTILKRKPVDTAAAGRETTKLVKELSESGKKIFIIDLSVLDEIKLEELQHLAKFSNFQTKLGISVSFVMSSKRVQKSFLDFVETVNVSIFASVESALKAIS; translated from the coding sequence TTGGACGATTCAGATTATTTAAAAAACATCGGAGTCGGGAAGAAGGTACTCGTCATAGATGATGATAAGTACGCCCGCTCAATCTCGAAGAAGGTCCTCGGTGAATACGGTTATGAGGTCAGTGCCGTAGAAGATGGGATTGAAGGGATTAAAGTCATGGTCGATTTTCAGCCTGATCTCGTTATCCTTGATCTGATGATGCCTGTTATCAGCGGATTTGATGTCCTGAAAAAAATGAAGGACATAAAGGAACTGAAAGATATTCCCGTTCTGATGGTATCCGCACATTCAGAAATTGATCAGGTCAAAATAGCGCTTTCTTTGGGAGCGATAGAATATATCGTTAAACCGATAAAGCCGATGGTTCTGGTCGAAAGGGTGGTTCGGGCGCTTCAGGGTGACTTGCTTACGAGCAGCAAGGAAGAAAGAATCGTTAAACCGCTTGACGGCAAAACACACTTATTGCTTTTGTCCAGGAATATTTCATTTCAGGAAGAAATAAGATCAGGATTACCACAGGAATATAAGATAAAAGTTGTGAGCACAATAGACGAGATCCCTGAATATTATGAATCTTCGTTCTCCGAGTTCATTCTTGCCGATGAAGGGAGCTTAGAAATTCCAAGCGCTTCAAGGTTAAGCAGCACGGTCAAAGCAATAGACAGTTCCGGCTTAATAAAACCCTATCTTTATTTTTGGTCGGATATCGATCAGGAAACTATAGACGAGTATATTAAGCAAGGCCTGGAGTCATGTATAAAAAGACCGGAAAAACCTGAAGAGTTAGCGGGCCTTTTTAATGAGACCTTTGAAGTAAATTTAGTTGAGGTTATTTCAGCTGATGGTGACGTCACCATACTCAAGAGAAAACCGGTCGATACAGCTGCGGCAGGGAGAGAGACAACAAAGCTTGTGAAAGAATTGAGCGAGAGCGGTAAGAAAATATTTATCATAGACCTTTCCGTACTCGATGAAATAAAATTGGAGGAGCTTCAGCATCTGGCAAAGTTCAGTAATTTCCAAACGAAGCTCGGAATCAGCGTCAGCTTTGTCATGAGCTCGAAGCGAGTGCAAAAGTCGTTTCTGGATTTTGTTGAGACGGTGAACGTATCGATCTTCGCATCCGTGGAATCGGCGTTAAAGGCGATTTCATGA